A genomic region of Petrotoga sibirica DSM 13575 contains the following coding sequences:
- a CDS encoding SBBP repeat-containing protein → MKSKIVLVLVLTVSLFTMASLTLDWGRVYTLGGSQEIFDVKSTDDGVYLFGYTNEKGFNEDILILKFDQKGNVVYENKLGGNYNDWANQGILTLDGDILIVGTSGSYGSDLDFYVSKIGKNKFSTNINKLGNDKGTAVVEVEDGFVVVGYGSDPDTLNMRGKMVKFNKEGEVVFEKWLPYFVPGSDTKPSSIQKTSDGNFIVAGAVVELFENRTKFYLAKIDLNGEEIWTKVFAPRDYARGFDVKEVPGGYVAVGYEGSWKTKWSDIYVVKVNPDGNILWESFYGDVESDHGYSVAVGPNGKIYVAGYVTTLNGDKDFAILEYDNNGNLLSEKSLGGYGDDVAYALDIDNNGNLYVAGYSQSPDLGADANKDVFILKYTVK, encoded by the coding sequence GTGAAATCAAAAATTGTTTTGGTATTGGTGTTAACAGTATCTCTTTTTACGATGGCTTCTTTAACCCTTGATTGGGGAAGAGTATACACCCTTGGTGGATCTCAGGAAATCTTCGATGTAAAATCTACAGATGACGGTGTGTACCTTTTTGGATACACCAACGAAAAAGGATTCAACGAAGATATTTTAATTTTGAAATTTGATCAAAAGGGTAACGTCGTTTATGAAAACAAGTTGGGTGGAAATTACAACGATTGGGCAAATCAAGGGATTCTAACTTTGGATGGGGATATCCTTATAGTTGGAACTTCGGGCTCTTATGGTAGTGATTTAGATTTCTATGTATCAAAAATAGGTAAAAACAAATTCTCTACTAATATTAATAAACTAGGTAATGACAAAGGCACAGCTGTTGTAGAAGTAGAGGATGGTTTTGTTGTAGTAGGCTACGGTTCCGATCCTGATACATTAAACATGCGAGGTAAAATGGTAAAATTTAATAAAGAAGGGGAAGTTGTATTTGAAAAGTGGCTCCCTTATTTTGTTCCAGGTTCCGACACAAAACCTTCGAGTATTCAAAAAACTTCAGACGGTAACTTCATCGTTGCCGGTGCCGTGGTAGAGCTATTTGAAAATAGAACTAAGTTCTATCTGGCTAAGATTGATCTCAATGGAGAAGAAATCTGGACAAAAGTTTTTGCTCCCAGAGATTATGCTAGAGGGTTCGATGTTAAAGAAGTACCCGGAGGATACGTAGCAGTTGGTTATGAAGGTTCATGGAAGACAAAATGGTCAGATATCTATGTTGTAAAAGTTAACCCCGATGGAAATATTTTGTGGGAAAGTTTTTATGGAGATGTTGAAAGTGATCACGGTTATTCAGTTGCCGTAGGCCCCAATGGAAAAATATACGTTGCAGGATATGTTACAACCCTTAATGGAGACAAAGATTTTGCTATACTTGAATACGATAATAACGGTAATTTACTGAGCGAAAAGTCTCTTGGTGGATACGGCGATGATGTCGCTTATGCCCTCGATATTGATAATAATGGTAACCTTTATGTCGCTGGGTATTCTCAATCACCAGATCTAGGGGCCGATGCTAACAAAGATGTCTTTATCTTAAAATACACAGTAAAATAA